The following are encoded in a window of Lacinutrix sp. WUR7 genomic DNA:
- a CDS encoding DUF2809 domain-containing protein produces the protein MKLQYNKNYFITFILLFIVEALIAIFLKDGFIRHTFGDYLAVILLYCMFKSCIKTKPFYLAIVVLIISYGIEFLQLTNFLEITNLDNNKLAKIILGSTFSISDLIAYTLGFISILIFEFKTQAYA, from the coding sequence ATGAAACTACAATACAACAAAAACTACTTCATTACTTTTATCCTACTTTTTATAGTAGAAGCTTTAATAGCAATCTTTTTAAAAGATGGATTTATACGTCATACTTTTGGAGATTATCTAGCAGTAATACTACTCTATTGTATGTTTAAAAGCTGCATTAAAACCAAGCCTTTTTATTTAGCAATAGTAGTTTTAATTATTTCTTACGGCATCGAGTTTTTACAACTCACCAATTTTCTAGAAATCACAAACCTAGACAACAACAAACTAGCAAAAATTATTTTAGGAAGTACTTTTAGCATCTCCGATCTAATAGCATACACACTAGGTTTTATTAGCATCCTCATATTCGAATTCAAAACACAAGCCTATGCATAA
- the creD gene encoding cell envelope integrity protein CreD, whose product MEEIQKQHTNKFGNWIKTSITARMLMIGFLTLVLLVPLSFIESLIKERSYRQQDVVSEINQKWGKHVLVYGPILKVPYKTYSETKTYNEKTKTYFKETQTHTNYAYIFPEKLDTKTTVESKTLNRGNFESAVFSTNMNFSGNYIPTDLSAKGIKKEDIIWDQATIIIKTSNLKGIKSEMLLKLNSNTYTFQTNFNDTNSNNHLDILESGFLKKEDITKTENTNFSITMSFNGSQQIELIPIGKTTTMSMTSNWADPSFIGNYLPNDETKTITKDGFQADWKVLHINRAFSQQHLNKIPNLNSFAFGTKFMVMVDEYQKSERSAKYGFLVIGLTFLIFFLIQTMSKINIHPFQYLMIGIALTMFYTLLVSISEHSNFLKAYLIAGISVIALITLYSKSILKTFKFPLFIGISLTALYTFIYVIIQLENYALLVGSIGLFLILATVMFVSRKIDWTNG is encoded by the coding sequence ATGGAAGAAATACAAAAACAACACACAAACAAATTTGGCAACTGGATAAAAACATCCATTACCGCGAGAATGCTAATGATTGGCTTTTTAACCTTAGTACTATTAGTGCCTTTATCTTTTATAGAAAGTTTAATTAAGGAACGCTCCTATAGGCAACAAGATGTAGTAAGTGAAATAAATCAGAAATGGGGAAAACATGTTTTAGTATATGGTCCAATCTTAAAAGTGCCTTACAAAACCTATAGCGAGACAAAAACGTATAACGAAAAAACAAAAACCTATTTCAAGGAAACGCAAACACATACAAACTACGCGTATATTTTTCCGGAAAAACTAGACACCAAAACAACTGTAGAATCTAAAACGCTAAACAGAGGCAATTTTGAATCTGCAGTATTTTCAACCAATATGAACTTTTCAGGAAACTACATCCCAACAGATCTTTCCGCAAAAGGAATCAAAAAAGAAGATATCATCTGGGATCAAGCAACCATAATTATTAAAACCTCCAACCTAAAAGGAATTAAAAGTGAAATGCTTTTAAAACTCAACAGCAACACCTATACGTTTCAAACCAATTTTAACGATACAAATAGTAATAACCATTTAGATATTTTAGAATCTGGTTTTCTAAAAAAAGAGGATATTACCAAAACCGAAAATACTAATTTTAGTATCACCATGTCCTTTAATGGTAGTCAGCAAATAGAACTCATCCCAATTGGTAAAACCACAACCATGAGCATGACTTCTAATTGGGCAGACCCAAGTTTTATTGGAAATTATTTACCTAACGACGAAACCAAAACCATCACTAAAGACGGTTTTCAAGCCGATTGGAAAGTATTGCATATCAACAGAGCATTCTCGCAACAACACCTTAACAAAATACCAAACCTCAACAGCTTTGCTTTTGGAACCAAATTTATGGTCATGGTAGATGAATATCAAAAATCCGAACGTTCAGCAAAATACGGGTTCCTAGTAATTGGTTTAACCTTCCTCATTTTCTTCCTCATACAAACCATGAGCAAAATAAACATTCACCCTTTTCAATATTTAATGATTGGTATTGCGCTCACCATGTTTTACACCTTGCTCGTTTCCATTTCCGAACACAGTAACTTTTTAAAAGCCTATCTCATTGCAGGAATTTCGGTAATTGCACTCATTACGCTCTACTCTAAATCCATCTTAAAAACATTTAAATTCCCGCTATTTATTGGGATATCCCTAACCGCATTATACACGTTTATTTACGTAATCATTCAGTTAGAAAACTACGCACTATTAGTTGGTAGCATAGGTTTATTCCTCATACTTGCAACCGTCATGTTTGTATCTAGAAAAATAGATTGGACTAACGGTTAA
- a CDS encoding transcriptional regulator: MSIITNINKAFDHRIRLGIMSILMVNEYADFKTLKELLEVTDGNLASHTKALETAEYITVEKQFIGRKPNTRYATTKLGRAAFKKHIEALEKIINKQ, translated from the coding sequence ATGAGCATAATAACCAACATAAATAAAGCATTCGATCATCGCATTAGATTAGGCATCATGTCTATTTTAATGGTAAATGAGTATGCCGATTTTAAAACTTTAAAAGAATTGCTAGAAGTTACAGATGGCAACTTAGCAAGTCATACCAAAGCGCTGGAAACAGCAGAATACATCACTGTAGAAAAACAGTTTATTGGCCGAAAACCAAACACACGATATGCCACCACAAAACTTGGTAGAGCAGCATTTAAAAAACATATTGAAGCACTAGAAAAAATAATTAATAAACAATAA
- a CDS encoding DUF1801 domain-containing protein, producing MNPEAQYIINQPEPYRSMLMHLQVVIGHTLPEAELKYKWRIPCYYINNKPICYLNASHKKEFVDVGFWHAAHLPKKYESYLVSENRKLVKSLRYKTLEEIEDVIFIGILEEVYKNKDKSFYK from the coding sequence ATGAATCCAGAAGCCCAATATATAATTAATCAACCAGAACCATATCGTTCTATGTTAATGCATTTACAAGTAGTTATAGGACATACCTTACCTGAAGCAGAATTGAAATATAAGTGGCGCATTCCTTGTTACTATATAAATAACAAACCTATTTGCTATTTAAATGCAAGTCATAAAAAGGAATTTGTAGATGTTGGTTTTTGGCATGCAGCACATTTGCCTAAAAAGTACGAATCGTATTTAGTAAGTGAAAACCGCAAATTAGTAAAGTCCTTGCGTTATAAAACCTTGGAAGAAATTGAGGATGTTATTTTTATAGGAATTCTTGAAGAGGTGTATAAAAATAAAGACAAAAGTTTTTATAAATAG